A DNA window from Acinetobacter sp. 10FS3-1 contains the following coding sequences:
- a CDS encoding YceD family protein has product MSANTFPAQIEPFKWAEQGFKWSGQLPLSRFVRIAREAVGSIDDQLINIDCKLSMDAYHRIAWLNGHVETKVSMECQRCLEPVEIELVSDFHLALVDDESLIERLDEDADFIVLGESEATSKGDYDAPATADLLALIEDELLLLLPLSPKHDVCEHKHQPAQEELVEEKRDNPFEALAALKGKLN; this is encoded by the coding sequence ATGTCAGCAAATACCTTTCCGGCACAGATTGAGCCGTTTAAATGGGCTGAACAGGGCTTTAAATGGTCAGGTCAACTGCCTTTATCCCGCTTTGTTCGTATTGCTCGTGAAGCTGTTGGATCAATTGATGATCAATTGATTAACATAGACTGTAAGCTATCAATGGATGCCTATCATCGCATTGCATGGCTAAATGGTCACGTTGAAACAAAAGTTTCTATGGAGTGCCAGCGCTGTCTGGAACCTGTAGAAATTGAACTTGTTTCAGATTTCCATTTGGCTCTTGTAGATGATGAGTCACTGATAGAGCGCTTGGATGAGGATGCTGATTTCATCGTCCTAGGTGAAAGTGAAGCAACGAGCAAAGGTGATTATGATGCACCGGCGACTGCTGATTTACTGGCACTGATAGAAGATGAGCTGTTATTGTTGTTGCCTTTGTCTCCTAAGCATGATGTTTGTGAGCATAAGCACCAGCCTGCTCAAGAAGAGTTAGTTGAAGAAAAACGGGATAATCCGTTTG